The following proteins are encoded in a genomic region of Cricetulus griseus strain 17A/GY chromosome 7, alternate assembly CriGri-PICRH-1.0, whole genome shotgun sequence:
- the LOC100763389 gene encoding serine protease 29 isoform X2: protein MLSLLCLTLFFVGCSTAGTPAPVSEDVLVGIVGGHNARQGKWPWQVSLRIYSYYMTSWVHICGGSIIHPQWVLTAAHCIHKRNADPSSFRIHAGDVYLYGGKELLKVSQIIIHPDYVNGVLGSDVALLRLEKSLGCSANINPVKLTSGSLEVTSRYPCWVTGWGMTHVYESLPPPYRLQQVRVKIVDNAICEQIYHNATRHYYQGRKLIQDDMLCAGSEGRGACYGDSGGPLVCRVAGSWNLVGVVSWGYRCSMRNTPGVYARVQSFLPWITQQMKLFP, encoded by the exons ATGCTGAGCCTGCTGTGTCTGACCCTCTTCTTTGTTGGGTGCTCCACGGCTGGAACCCCAG CACCCGTGTCTGAGGATGTGCTGGTGGGCATTGTGGGGGGCCACAATGCTCGGCAGGGGAAGTGGCCATGGCAGGTCAGCCTGAGGATCTACAGCTACTACATGACCTCGTGGGTGCACATCTGTGGGGGCTCCATCATTCACCCCCAGTGGGTGctgactgctgcccactgcatTCACAa GAGAAACGCTGACCCATCATCCTTCCGGATCCATGCTGGGGATGTGTACCTCTATGGGGGCAAGGAACTGCTGAAAGTGAGCCAGATCATCATCCACCCGGACTATGTGAATGGTGTCCTGGGTTCTGATGTGGCCCTgctcaggctggagaaatccctGGGCTGCTCTGCAAACAtcaatcctgtcaagttgacctCTGGGTCTCTTGAGGTTACCTCAAGGTACCCATGCTGGGTGACTGGCTGGGGCATGACCCACGTGTATG AATCGCTGCCACCTCCCTACCGCCTGCAGCAGGTTCGGGTGAAGATAGTGGACAATGCCATCTGTGAGCAGATATACCACAATGCCACCAGGCACTACTACCAGGGCCGCAAACTCATCCAGGATGACATGCTGTGTGCTGGAAGTGAAGGCCGTGGAGCCTGCTAT GGTGACTCAGGCGGCCCCCTGGTCTGCAGGGTGGCAGGCTCCTGGAACTTGGTGGGAGTGGTGAGCTGGGGCTATCGCTGTAGCATGAGGAACACCCCTGGGGTCTACGCACGCGTGCAGTCCTTCCTGCCCTGGATCACTCAGCAGATGAAGCTGTTCCCCTGA